One Nocardia farcinica genomic region harbors:
- a CDS encoding DHA2 family efflux MFS transporter permease subunit codes for MTEPPHTQAAQPDPAADKLDAGVYKVAGVVVLGAIMSILDVTVVTVALPTFITEFETTYAIAAWTMTGYTLALATVIPITGWAADRFGTKRLYLMALTFFVLGSLLCSVAWNIESLIAFRVIQGLGGGMLMPLGMTIMTHAAGPQRIGRVMAVLGVPMLLGPITGPILGGWLIDAFSWHWIFLINLPIGIVSLVLAYLVLPADEPQPSESFDFLGMLLASPGLALFLYGVSTIPETGTVADAKVLVPAAIGVLLLVGFVFHALRTEHPLIDLHLFRNRALTFSVLTMVLFAIAFFGAGLLLPSYLQQVRGESAMAAGLLMAPQGIGAMLTMPIAGRFVDRIGPGKIVMVGIAVITVSMVFFVQLTDQTSYVALCAALFVMGLGMGCTMMPIMTAAIQTLTHQQVARGSTLMNIINQTAGSIGTATMSVVLSNEMKDRSGPAGLPGPAEAADAFSNTYVVALVLAGLTLIPAFFLPRTRPAATQDADAPMLVH; via the coding sequence GTGACAGAACCTCCACATACGCAGGCGGCACAGCCTGATCCCGCCGCGGACAAACTCGACGCAGGGGTGTACAAGGTCGCGGGCGTGGTCGTGCTCGGCGCGATCATGTCGATCCTCGACGTCACCGTCGTGACCGTCGCCCTGCCCACTTTCATCACCGAATTCGAGACGACCTACGCGATCGCCGCGTGGACCATGACCGGGTACACGCTGGCGCTGGCCACCGTCATCCCGATCACCGGCTGGGCGGCGGACAGGTTCGGCACCAAACGCCTCTACCTGATGGCGTTGACCTTCTTCGTGCTCGGCTCGCTGCTGTGCAGCGTGGCCTGGAACATCGAGTCGCTGATCGCCTTCCGCGTGATCCAGGGCCTGGGCGGCGGCATGCTCATGCCGCTCGGCATGACGATCATGACGCACGCGGCGGGCCCGCAGCGCATCGGCCGGGTCATGGCCGTGCTCGGCGTGCCGATGCTGCTCGGCCCGATCACCGGCCCGATCCTGGGCGGCTGGCTGATCGACGCGTTCAGCTGGCACTGGATCTTCCTGATCAACCTGCCGATCGGCATCGTGTCGCTGGTGCTGGCCTACCTGGTGCTGCCCGCGGACGAACCGCAGCCCTCGGAGTCCTTCGACTTCCTGGGCATGCTGCTGGCCTCGCCGGGCCTGGCGCTGTTCCTCTACGGCGTGTCGACCATTCCGGAGACCGGCACGGTCGCCGACGCGAAGGTGCTGGTCCCGGCCGCCATCGGCGTCCTGCTGCTGGTGGGCTTCGTGTTCCACGCGCTGCGCACCGAGCACCCGCTCATCGATCTGCACCTGTTCCGCAACCGCGCGCTGACCTTCTCGGTGCTCACGATGGTGCTGTTCGCCATCGCGTTCTTCGGCGCAGGCCTGCTGCTGCCCAGTTACCTGCAGCAGGTGCGGGGTGAGTCGGCCATGGCCGCGGGCCTGCTGATGGCGCCGCAGGGCATCGGCGCGATGTTGACCATGCCGATCGCCGGGCGCTTCGTCGACCGGATCGGACCGGGCAAGATCGTCATGGTCGGCATCGCCGTCATCACGGTGTCGATGGTGTTCTTCGTCCAGCTCACCGACCAGACCTCCTACGTGGCGTTGTGCGCCGCGCTGTTCGTCATGGGCCTGGGCATGGGCTGCACGATGATGCCGATCATGACCGCCGCCATCCAGACGCTGACCCACCAGCAGGTGGCCCGCGGCTCGACGCTGATGAACATCATCAACCAGACCGCCGGTTCCATCGGCACGGCGACGATGTCGGTGGTGCTGTCCAACGAGATGAAGGACCGGTCGGGACCGGCCGGTCTGCCGGGCCCCGCCGAGGCGGCCGACGCCTTCAGCAACACCTATGTGGTGGCGCTGGTGCTGGCCGGGCTGACCCTCATCCCGGCGTTCTTCCTGCCGCGCACCCGGCCCGCCGCGACCCAGGACGCGGACGCGCCGATGCTCGTGCACTGA
- a CDS encoding SDR family oxidoreductase, whose translation MPTIAPLPHERTGAPLRAVVTGSDSGIGKAVAVALAAGGGVDVGVTYHRDAEGAERTAEQVRERGASAAVRQLDLTDLPTAAAVIDDIAEELGGLDLLVNCAGTGSAEKVMDMDFDTWRRVLSVDLDGAFLCAQRAAKHMIRGGRGGRIINITSVHEHAPKVGAAPYCAAKAGLGALTKVLALELAEYDITVNSVAPGEISTPMTGQEDVDPREQPRPGVPLGRPGHAEEVAAVVAFLATPAAGYVTGASFVVDGGMLLMGPQASSMLPDEQWREV comes from the coding sequence GTGCCGACCATCGCACCCCTTCCCCATGAACGCACCGGCGCGCCGTTGCGCGCGGTGGTGACCGGCTCGGACTCCGGCATCGGCAAGGCCGTCGCGGTGGCGCTGGCCGCGGGCGGCGGCGTCGACGTCGGCGTCACCTACCACCGCGACGCCGAGGGTGCCGAACGCACCGCCGAACAGGTCCGCGAGCGCGGTGCGAGCGCGGCCGTCCGGCAGCTCGACCTCACCGACCTGCCCACCGCGGCCGCCGTCATCGACGACATCGCCGAGGAGCTGGGCGGGCTCGACCTGCTGGTGAACTGCGCGGGCACCGGGTCGGCCGAGAAGGTCATGGACATGGACTTCGACACCTGGCGCCGGGTGCTCTCGGTGGATCTGGACGGCGCCTTCCTGTGCGCGCAGCGCGCGGCCAAGCACATGATCCGGGGTGGCCGGGGCGGCCGGATCATCAACATCACCAGCGTGCACGAGCACGCGCCCAAGGTCGGCGCCGCACCCTACTGCGCGGCCAAGGCCGGGCTGGGCGCGCTCACCAAGGTGCTCGCGCTGGAGCTGGCCGAGTACGACATCACCGTCAACTCGGTGGCGCCCGGCGAGATCTCCACCCCGATGACCGGCCAGGAGGACGTGGACCCGCGCGAACAGCCGCGTCCGGGTGTGCCGCTGGGCAGGCCGGGACACGCCGAGGAGGTCGCCGCGGTGGTCGCCTTCCTCGCCACCCCCGCGGCCGGCTACGTCACCGGCGCCTCGTTCGTGGTGGACGGCGGCATGCTCCTGATGGGTCCGCAGGCCAGCAGCATGCTGCCCGACGAGCAGTGGCGGGAGGTCTGA
- a CDS encoding hemerythrin domain-containing protein — protein MSTDAIVLLREDHKEIRKLFREFEKAGDDANATKGRVVDKIIEALTVHTYIENECMYPEVRKLVPELTDDILESYEEHHVADLLVMELATMKPEDEHFTAKTTVLIENVDHHIDEEEHEWFPKVRERLGRKQLQEIGARMLELKKKAPHSPAQPSALKKAVDAVIS, from the coding sequence ATGAGCACCGATGCCATCGTGTTGCTGCGGGAGGATCACAAGGAGATCCGGAAACTGTTCCGCGAGTTCGAGAAAGCGGGAGACGACGCCAACGCCACCAAGGGCCGGGTGGTCGACAAGATCATCGAGGCGCTCACCGTGCACACCTACATCGAGAACGAGTGCATGTACCCGGAGGTGCGCAAGCTGGTGCCCGAACTCACCGACGACATTCTCGAGTCCTACGAGGAGCACCACGTGGCCGATCTGCTCGTCATGGAGCTGGCCACCATGAAGCCCGAGGACGAGCACTTCACCGCCAAGACCACGGTGCTGATCGAGAACGTCGACCACCACATCGACGAGGAGGAGCACGAGTGGTTCCCCAAGGTCCGGGAGCGGCTGGGGCGCAAGCAACTCCAGGAGATCGGCGCGCGGATGCTGGAGCTGAAGAAGAAGGCGCCGCACTCGCCCGCGCAGCCCTCGGCCCTGAAGAAGGCCGTCGACGCGGTCATCAGCTGA
- a CDS encoding DUF6286 domain-containing protein: MIRRPRRTLPAVIVALVLLALSVGAIVWAVQRLAGAREFVSYQRVATELHGRTWDDVPVLVTGVVLAALGLVLLVLAIWPGRAVVVPLAGDDGLRGGVTRRGLGTALRASATTVGGVSAARIRVRRKAVKARIRTDRARSEGLAEAVCERLTNRVQEIGPQSVRKVKASVHGGRRAKAEGRRGAKGQLGAEPVAPQPSAAPETVEVTGRGVS; encoded by the coding sequence ATGATCCGCAGGCCGCGCCGCACGCTGCCCGCCGTGATCGTCGCGCTGGTGCTGCTGGCGCTGTCGGTCGGCGCGATCGTCTGGGCGGTGCAGCGGCTGGCCGGTGCGCGCGAGTTCGTGTCCTACCAGCGGGTGGCGACCGAACTGCACGGCCGCACCTGGGACGACGTGCCCGTCCTCGTGACCGGGGTGGTCCTCGCCGCGCTCGGCCTCGTGCTGCTGGTGCTGGCGATCTGGCCCGGCCGCGCGGTGGTGGTGCCGCTGGCCGGCGACGACGGGCTGCGCGGCGGCGTCACCCGGCGCGGACTCGGCACCGCGCTGCGGGCCTCGGCGACCACCGTCGGCGGGGTGTCCGCCGCGCGGATCCGGGTGCGGCGCAAGGCCGTCAAGGCCCGCATCCGCACCGACCGGGCCCGCTCCGAGGGGCTGGCCGAGGCGGTGTGCGAGCGGCTGACCAACCGGGTGCAGGAGATCGGACCGCAGTCGGTGCGCAAGGTGAAGGCGTCGGTGCACGGCGGTCGGCGCGCGAAGGCCGAGGGACGCCGGGGCGCGAAGGGACAGCTCGGGGCGGAACCCGTCGCGCCGCAGCCGTCGGCCGCGCCCGAAACGGTCGAGGTGACCGGAAGGGGAGTGTCGTGA
- a CDS encoding Asp23/Gls24 family envelope stress response protein, with the protein MTAVTAAADPVDPAADLPGVTVVADRVVRKIAARAAREVEGVEPDVDVAVRVLGDRATLDVRLAVGYPRPVGRTSDSCRAHLIRRTGELTGLTVDRVDIVVNRLVRPAETAGRVR; encoded by the coding sequence ATGACGGCGGTGACCGCCGCGGCCGATCCGGTGGACCCGGCGGCGGACCTGCCCGGCGTCACCGTCGTGGCCGACCGCGTGGTGCGCAAGATCGCGGCGCGGGCGGCGCGCGAGGTCGAGGGCGTCGAGCCCGATGTCGACGTGGCGGTGCGCGTGCTCGGCGACCGCGCCACCCTCGACGTGCGGCTGGCGGTGGGCTACCCGCGCCCGGTGGGCCGGACCAGCGACAGCTGCCGCGCACATCTGATCCGCCGCACCGGCGAGCTCACCGGGCTCACCGTCGACCGGGTGGACATCGTGGTGAACCGGCTGGTGCGTCCGGCCGAGACGGCCGGGAGGGTGCGATGA
- a CDS encoding Asp23/Gls24 family envelope stress response protein, with protein sequence MTTATPSKSTGENSAPAKTTAETAPKRNDLVTDQGSTTIADVVVQKVAGLAAREVRGVHALGGGAARAFSAIRDRIPGASASIGQGVSVEVGETQAAVDLEIVVEYGVAIAELARTVRRNVITAIEQMTGLEVVEVNIHVNDVHIPGDDEDETDAAPSRVR encoded by the coding sequence ATGACCACTGCGACACCCTCGAAGTCCACCGGCGAGAACAGCGCCCCCGCCAAGACCACGGCCGAAACCGCGCCCAAGCGCAACGACCTGGTCACCGATCAGGGCAGCACCACCATCGCCGACGTCGTCGTGCAGAAGGTCGCCGGCCTGGCCGCCCGCGAGGTGCGCGGCGTCCACGCGCTCGGCGGCGGCGCGGCCCGCGCCTTCAGCGCCATCCGTGACCGCATCCCCGGCGCCTCGGCCAGCATCGGCCAGGGCGTCTCGGTCGAGGTGGGCGAGACCCAGGCCGCGGTCGACCTGGAGATCGTCGTCGAATACGGCGTGGCCATCGCGGAACTGGCGCGCACGGTGCGCCGCAACGTGATCACCGCGATCGAGCAGATGACCGGCCTCGAGGTGGTCGAGGTCAACATCCACGTCAACGACGTGCACATCCCCGGCGACGACGAGGACGAGACCGACGCCGCGCCGAGCCGGGTCCGCTGA
- a CDS encoding Asp23/Gls24 family envelope stress response protein, with protein sequence MSTPPGTVLVVEPAVVAAVAARAAAAVPGVRRLEPGVRGLVGSVLRAGRQRLAGADPARADGVRVRRTNDGGVRVAVDLVVTADADVAAVGRAVQREITRVVAEQTGEDVGEVAVLVLDIEPEAR encoded by the coding sequence ATGAGCACGCCGCCGGGGACCGTGCTGGTGGTCGAGCCCGCCGTGGTGGCGGCGGTGGCGGCGCGTGCGGCCGCCGCCGTCCCCGGGGTACGCAGACTGGAACCGGGGGTGCGCGGACTGGTGGGGTCGGTGCTGCGCGCCGGTCGGCAGCGGCTCGCCGGCGCCGACCCCGCCCGCGCCGATGGCGTCCGCGTGCGGCGCACCAACGACGGCGGCGTGCGGGTCGCGGTGGACCTGGTGGTCACCGCCGACGCCGACGTCGCGGCGGTCGGCCGTGCCGTGCAGCGCGAGATCACCCGCGTCGTCGCCGAACAGACCGGCGAGGACGTCGGCGAGGTCGCGGTGCTCGTGCTCGACATCGAGCCGGAGGCGCGATGA
- a CDS encoding Asp23/Gls24 family envelope stress response protein — protein MNDTTEQNYVLPCGRDIEQVWERLDMVRAGFGDEHDMTCEYCRGARESLLALRAATAELIEEPTAPPPDLVTRIMSAVRAEARRGRTLRLATDQPGAVEVSEQAVAAVLRYAADTVPGVRARHCAVRELGAEPDGTRRVTVELSIAVRFPATEVGRVLPAVRERVRTALAARTGLVAERIDVVVADVFDESPREGR, from the coding sequence GTGAACGACACGACCGAACAGAACTATGTGTTGCCGTGCGGCCGCGACATCGAACAGGTGTGGGAGCGGTTGGACATGGTGCGCGCGGGCTTCGGTGACGAGCACGACATGACCTGCGAGTACTGCCGCGGCGCGCGGGAGAGCCTGCTCGCCCTGCGCGCGGCCACCGCGGAACTGATCGAGGAGCCCACCGCGCCGCCACCGGACCTGGTCACCCGGATCATGTCCGCGGTACGGGCCGAGGCGCGGCGCGGGCGCACCCTGCGGTTGGCCACCGACCAGCCGGGTGCGGTGGAGGTGAGCGAGCAGGCCGTCGCCGCGGTCCTGCGCTACGCCGCCGACACCGTGCCCGGCGTGCGCGCCCGGCACTGCGCGGTGCGGGAACTGGGCGCCGAGCCGGACGGGACGCGCCGGGTGACGGTGGAGCTGTCCATCGCCGTGCGCTTCCCGGCCACCGAGGTCGGCCGGGTGCTGCCCGCGGTGCGCGAGCGGGTGCGCACGGCGTTGGCCGCGCGGACCGGGCTGGTGGCCGAACGCATCGACGTGGTCGTCGCCGACGTGTTCGACGAGTCGCCGCGGGAGGGCCGATGA
- a CDS encoding RNA polymerase sigma factor has product MTTTDAVVHDTGSTTPDEVTLVERAKDGDVRAYEQLVLRYQNQMFRLALRMLGDRADAEDAVQEVFLGAWRRLSQLQDSAAFVGWLYRMTTNRCLNVIRARRPTADVDPDTAESPRTDTRPDHAAQVNSQLAALNQALQRLTPEQRACWLLREVDGLSYEEIATIVETNTTAVRGRIARARAQLAEVMKPWR; this is encoded by the coding sequence GTGACCACGACCGATGCGGTTGTTCACGACACGGGGTCCACGACGCCCGACGAGGTGACGCTGGTCGAGCGCGCCAAGGACGGTGATGTGCGGGCCTACGAGCAATTGGTGCTGCGGTACCAGAACCAGATGTTCCGGCTGGCGTTGCGCATGCTCGGCGACCGCGCCGACGCCGAGGACGCGGTGCAGGAGGTCTTCCTCGGCGCGTGGCGCAGGCTGAGCCAATTGCAGGACTCGGCCGCGTTCGTCGGCTGGCTGTACCGGATGACGACGAACCGGTGCCTGAACGTGATCCGCGCCCGCCGCCCCACCGCCGACGTGGACCCCGATACCGCCGAGTCGCCGCGCACCGACACCAGACCCGACCACGCCGCCCAGGTGAATTCGCAGCTGGCGGCACTGAACCAGGCCCTGCAACGGCTCACGCCGGAACAACGCGCGTGCTGGCTGCTGCGGGAAGTCGACGGACTGTCCTACGAGGAGATCGCCACGATCGTCGAGACGAACACGACCGCCGTACGCGGCCGCATAGCCCGGGCACGCGCCCAACTCGCGGAGGTGATGAAGCCGTGGCGGTGA
- a CDS encoding DUF6098 family protein has product MAIDEDSLPSVDTLDEVTEIARAHDSVFLRYSRGPAADARSGPSRDFEAEVELPGWSVTTVTPEPWWPRPDRDWVARRLCKYAELGAAHGRFPWLLIGRVVGRGPDHEPLVADMTPIARVSEAALAEAERVYGERFHVGRDSTSD; this is encoded by the coding sequence ATGGCGATCGACGAGGATTCCCTGCCGAGCGTCGACACCCTCGACGAGGTGACCGAGATCGCACGCGCCCACGATTCGGTGTTCCTGCGCTACTCGCGCGGGCCCGCGGCCGACGCGCGCAGCGGTCCCAGCCGCGATTTCGAGGCCGAGGTCGAGTTGCCCGGGTGGTCGGTGACGACCGTGACACCGGAACCGTGGTGGCCGCGACCCGACCGGGACTGGGTGGCGCGCCGGCTGTGCAAATACGCCGAACTCGGCGCCGCGCACGGCCGGTTTCCCTGGTTGCTGATCGGTCGCGTGGTGGGGCGCGGACCAGACCACGAGCCGCTGGTGGCCGATATGACACCGATTGCCCGGGTGAGCGAGGCGGCGCTGGCGGAGGCCGAACGGGTCTACGGCGAGCGGTTCCACGTGGGCCGGGACTCCACCTCGGACTGA
- a CDS encoding LppA family lipoprotein: MPGRLRRALAVTAVVAAVPGCATLFGDPPPPPPEQIARAADEVAALPRAAEAEQSLRTAVEHIAAAAAAHNPALRWSWSGERAEGPCHGPYASVGGLRVVLPRYLAEGSVPASAWPEFRRVAHEIAAAAGAVDLRPDTSTPPHYHLDADGTDGAYWDNQTNLAVFAGPDSMTITANTGCRRP; this comes from the coding sequence ATGCCCGGCCGTCTACGCCGCGCGCTCGCCGTCACCGCCGTCGTGGCCGCCGTCCCGGGTTGCGCGACCCTGTTCGGTGATCCGCCGCCGCCGCCGCCGGAGCAGATCGCGCGCGCCGCCGACGAGGTGGCGGCACTGCCGCGCGCCGCCGAGGCCGAACAGTCGCTGCGCACGGCCGTCGAGCACATCGCCGCCGCGGCCGCCGCGCACAACCCGGCGTTGCGGTGGAGCTGGAGCGGCGAACGCGCCGAAGGTCCTTGCCACGGCCCGTACGCGAGTGTCGGCGGGCTGCGGGTGGTCTTGCCGCGCTACCTCGCCGAGGGCTCCGTTCCCGCGTCGGCCTGGCCGGAGTTCCGCCGCGTCGCGCACGAGATCGCCGCCGCCGCGGGAGCGGTCGACCTGCGGCCCGACACCAGCACGCCACCGCACTACCACCTCGACGCCGACGGCACCGACGGTGCGTACTGGGACAACCAGACGAACCTGGCCGTGTTCGCCGGGCCGGACTCGATGACGATCACCGCCAACACCGGCTGCCGCCGTCCCTGA
- a CDS encoding LLM class F420-dependent oxidoreductase, which produces MPIGYKLAAEGYGPNDLIRQAVAAEQAGFDFVEISDHFHPWLDNQGHSPFAWSVLGAIAARTERIGLATGVTCPTLRYHPAIVAQAAATTALISDGRFTLGIGSGERLNEHVVGLEFPDSVRVRHEMLREALEIIRLLWQGGYRSYEGKYLQLSDARIFDLPETPPVIAVAAGGPAAARLAADLGDGLFATEPNAEIVREYHEHGGSGPRYAEVPVAWAPDEHTAAQAALETTRWALAGWKVMSELPNPVNFAAASATVREDDIRAHFTCGTDPDRYVEAVRTFTDAGFDHLVLQNAGPDPYGFIDFYGSRLRETLRESTALTAHRG; this is translated from the coding sequence ATGCCCATCGGATACAAGCTCGCGGCCGAGGGCTACGGGCCGAACGACCTCATCCGGCAGGCCGTGGCGGCCGAGCAGGCCGGCTTCGACTTCGTCGAGATCAGTGACCATTTCCATCCCTGGCTCGACAACCAGGGCCATTCCCCGTTCGCCTGGAGCGTGCTCGGCGCGATCGCCGCGCGCACCGAACGGATCGGCCTGGCCACCGGCGTCACCTGCCCGACGCTGCGCTACCACCCCGCCATCGTGGCCCAGGCCGCCGCGACCACCGCGCTGATCTCCGACGGCCGCTTCACCCTCGGCATCGGCTCCGGTGAACGCCTCAACGAACATGTGGTGGGACTGGAGTTTCCCGACTCGGTGCGGGTGCGCCACGAGATGCTGCGCGAGGCGCTGGAGATCATCCGGCTGCTCTGGCAGGGCGGCTACCGGTCCTACGAGGGCAAGTACCTGCAATTGTCGGATGCCCGCATCTTCGACCTGCCCGAGACGCCCCCGGTGATCGCGGTGGCCGCGGGCGGACCCGCGGCCGCGCGGCTGGCCGCCGATCTCGGCGACGGGCTCTTCGCGACCGAGCCGAATGCCGAGATCGTCCGCGAGTACCACGAGCACGGCGGCAGCGGCCCGCGCTACGCCGAGGTGCCGGTGGCCTGGGCGCCCGACGAGCACACCGCCGCGCAGGCCGCGCTGGAGACCACCCGCTGGGCGCTCGCCGGCTGGAAGGTGATGAGCGAACTGCCCAACCCGGTGAACTTCGCCGCGGCCAGCGCGACCGTGCGCGAGGACGACATCCGCGCGCACTTCACCTGCGGGACCGACCCGGATCGCTACGTCGAGGCCGTGCGCACCTTCACCGACGCCGGGTTCGACCACCTCGTCCTGCAGAACGCGGGGCCGGACCCGTACGGCTTCATCGACTTCTACGGCTCGCGGTTGCGCGAGACGTTGCGGGAGTCGACGGCGCTCACCGCGCACCGCGGCTGA
- the aztD gene encoding zinc metallochaperone AztD has product MHIRSTARTATALAGLLTAAVTLTACGSGDDADAQDRAIAEPIAVTFDGGIHVLDGRTLELGGTTRLDGFNRLNPAGDERHLMVSTSEGFRVYDATAAEFTDISFPGPEPGHVVRHAGRTVLFTDGTGEVVSFDPADLAAGAPPTEVYKTPQPHHGVAVELADGKLVVTLGTEEKRTGLAVLDERRTEITRNEDCPGVHGEAAAEDETVVVGCENGVLVYRDGVITKITSPTPYGRIGNQAGSPESAIVLGDYKQDKDAELERPQQVSLIDTTTGSLRLVDLGASYTFRSLGRGPQGEALVLGTDGRLHVIDPVAGTVVRRIDVLAPWQEPLKWQQPRPALFVRGGDVYVSDPATKQVHRIDLAAGTVAASVTLPDSPNELSGVSAH; this is encoded by the coding sequence ATGCACATTCGATCCACCGCGCGGACCGCGACCGCGCTGGCCGGTCTGCTGACCGCCGCGGTCACGCTGACCGCCTGCGGGTCCGGCGACGACGCCGACGCCCAGGACCGCGCGATCGCCGAGCCGATCGCGGTCACCTTCGACGGCGGCATCCACGTCCTCGACGGCCGCACGCTGGAACTGGGCGGCACCACCCGGCTCGACGGCTTCAACCGGCTCAACCCGGCCGGTGACGAGCGGCACCTGATGGTCTCCACGTCCGAAGGGTTCCGGGTCTACGACGCGACCGCCGCCGAATTCACCGACATCTCCTTCCCCGGCCCGGAGCCCGGGCACGTCGTGCGCCACGCCGGGCGCACCGTGCTGTTCACCGACGGCACCGGCGAGGTGGTCTCCTTCGACCCGGCCGACCTCGCCGCGGGCGCGCCGCCCACCGAGGTCTACAAGACCCCGCAGCCGCACCACGGTGTCGCGGTGGAACTGGCGGACGGGAAGCTGGTCGTCACCCTCGGCACCGAGGAGAAGCGCACCGGTCTGGCCGTGCTGGACGAGCGGCGCACCGAGATCACCCGCAACGAGGACTGCCCCGGCGTGCACGGCGAGGCCGCCGCCGAGGACGAGACCGTCGTCGTCGGCTGCGAGAACGGTGTGCTCGTCTACCGCGACGGCGTCATCACCAAGATCACCAGCCCGACCCCCTACGGTCGCATCGGCAACCAGGCCGGTAGCCCCGAATCGGCCATCGTGCTCGGCGATTACAAGCAGGACAAGGACGCCGAACTGGAGCGCCCGCAGCAGGTCTCGCTGATCGACACCACCACCGGCTCGCTGCGCCTGGTGGATCTGGGCGCCAGCTACACCTTCCGCTCCCTCGGCCGCGGCCCGCAGGGCGAGGCGCTGGTGCTCGGCACCGACGGCCGCCTGCACGTCATCGACCCGGTGGCGGGCACTGTGGTGCGTCGCATCGACGTGCTCGCGCCGTGGCAGGAACCGCTGAAGTGGCAGCAGCCGCGCCCGGCGCTGTTCGTGCGGGGCGGTGACGTCTACGTCAGCGATCCGGCGACCAAGCAGGTGCACCGGATCGATCTGGCCGCGGGCACCGTGGCGGCCTCGGTCACCTTGCCCGACAGCCCGAACGAATTGAGCGGCGTGAGCGCGCACTGA
- the aztC gene encoding zinc ABC transporter substrate-binding protein AztC, whose product MRTILRLLVLVTALVLAAGCADGGGRGEGVVVTTNILGDLTAAVVGDAAEVTVLMSPGADPHHFAVSAQQAAVLERASLIVHNGLGLEEGVARHVTAAAEAGVPTLAVGERVDPLRFRPEVGADRPDPHFWTDPRRVARAVEALRDAVLEHTDADPDIVRARTENYLRELDELDRWMTERFATVPPERRKLVTNHHVFGYLAQRFGFEVIGAVIPGGTTLASPSPADLAELAGAVRAAGVGAVFADTAQPDRLARVLAEQAGLHVRVIGLHSESLSPPGGGAATYLEMMRSNTEAIVAGLAAP is encoded by the coding sequence ATGAGAACGATCCTGCGACTGCTGGTCCTGGTCACCGCGCTCGTGCTGGCCGCGGGCTGTGCCGACGGCGGTGGCCGCGGCGAGGGCGTCGTGGTGACCACGAACATCCTCGGCGACCTCACCGCCGCCGTGGTGGGCGACGCCGCCGAGGTGACCGTGCTGATGTCGCCCGGCGCGGACCCGCACCATTTCGCCGTCTCCGCCCAGCAGGCGGCCGTGCTCGAGCGGGCGAGCCTGATCGTGCACAACGGCCTCGGCCTGGAGGAGGGCGTGGCCCGCCACGTCACCGCCGCCGCCGAGGCGGGTGTGCCGACGCTGGCGGTGGGGGAGCGGGTCGATCCGCTGCGCTTCCGGCCCGAGGTCGGTGCCGATCGTCCCGACCCGCACTTCTGGACCGACCCGCGCCGGGTGGCCCGCGCTGTCGAAGCGCTGCGCGACGCGGTGCTCGAACACACCGACGCCGACCCGGACATCGTGCGGGCGCGGACCGAGAACTACCTACGCGAGCTCGACGAGCTGGACCGCTGGATGACCGAACGTTTCGCCACCGTGCCGCCCGAGCGCCGCAAGCTGGTCACCAACCACCACGTCTTCGGCTACCTGGCCCAGCGTTTCGGTTTCGAGGTGATCGGCGCGGTGATCCCCGGCGGCACCACGCTCGCCTCGCCCAGCCCCGCGGATCTGGCCGAGCTCGCCGGCGCGGTGCGCGCGGCGGGTGTCGGGGCGGTCTTCGCCGACACCGCCCAGCCCGACCGGCTCGCCCGCGTCCTCGCCGAACAAGCCGGACTGCACGTGCGGGTGATCGGCCTGCACTCGGAATCGCTGAGCCCACCCGGCGGCGGCGCGGCCACCTACCTGGAGATGATGCGGTCCAACACCGAGGCCATCGTGGCCGGGCTGGCCGCTCCGTGA